A genomic region of Colletotrichum destructivum chromosome 1, complete sequence contains the following coding sequences:
- a CDS encoding Putative aminoglycoside phosphotransferase, protein kinase-like domain superfamily has product MPLSTSNRSQVADVNDGDNDDARNSAGTVSQSGSTTSSALQADDGKVAAFLARCGLKISAVAAVHEFAAARFPGYKAAPAPFQGYCSYTLLLLPLDRKGRRRDSGVEAGDGSDGGSGSGSASASATSGEDRNVRGGGSLLIQFRPRRHAIDVGICVDARGVFGDSVVPGVGDLGALSGLETTDAGARNGGELCAYVLERMGGVSLTEFRASSATLGADARACRRRVVADLAVVFANSWRGRRDRRDIVVKGKVGGSLRWRVEAMAEGLPREFRRVARRAAGELAELEDTLPWVVTHGDLVPDNILVHPAPCGEGDDGARRRRMERAGGLVGLIDWAEAEWLPFGMGMYGLEEVLGEDVTIPAAEEEEGGGGGGGEDHKQPGVAGGGTSATTTTRFEYYPEASSLRTLFWNEVGRVVGDEEVTRRARRAQVLGVLLWRGIAFDDGALGRVVDARRDWWDVQRLGVWLFGNGGLGEGGGGGGGGEETDGDGETKKGAWVRRVWRVIGGCFKAF; this is encoded by the coding sequence ATGCCTCTCAGTACGAGTAATCGTAGCCAAGTCGCAGATgtcaacgacggcgacaacgacgacgcgCGGAACAGCGCCGGAACAGTCTCGCAGTCTGGCTCAACGACGTCTTCCGCATTACAAGCAGACGACGGAAAGGTCGCGGCGTTCTTAGCGCGATGCGGGTTGAAGATCTCAGCCGTTGCCGCGGTGCACGAGTTCGCGGCGGCAAGGTTCCCAGGATacaaggcggcgccggcgccgtttCAGGGGTACTGCTCGTATACGCTGCTCCTCCTGCCGCTGGACAGGAAGGGCAGACGACGGGACAGCGGGGTTGAGGCCGGTGACGggagcgacggcggcagcggcagcggcagcgcgagcgcgagcgcgaCGAGCGGCGAGGACAGGAATGTCCGTGGGGGCGGCAGCCTGCTGATACAGTTCCGGCCGAGAAGGCACGCCATCGATGTCGGGATCTGCGTGGATGCGAGGGGTGTTTTTGGCGACAGTGTGGtccccggcgtcggcgacctgggcgcGCTGTCGGGGTTAGAGACGACAGACGCGGGGGCCCGGAACGGCGGGGAGCTTTGCGCGTACGTGCTGGAGAGGATGGGCGGCGTCTCGCTGACGGAGTTccgggcgtcgtcggcgacgctcGGGGCGGACGCGCGGGCGTGCAGAAGGAGGGTTGTGGCGGACCTGGCCGTCGTATTCGCGAACTCGTGGAGGGGACGGCGGGACAGGCGGGACATCGTGgtcaagggcaaggtcgGCGGGAGTCTGCGGTGGAGGGtggaggccatggcggaggGTCTGCCGAGGGAGTTCCGAAGGGTCgcgaggcgggcggccgGGGAGCTGGCGGAGTTAGAAGACACGCTGCCGTGGGTCGTCACGCACGGGGACCTGGTGCCGGACAACATTCTCGTGCATCCGGCGCCGTGCGgggagggcgacgacggggcgaggaggcggaggatggAGAGAGCGGGCGGTCTGGTGGGGCTTATCGActgggccgaggccgagtgGTTGCCGTTCGGGATGGGTATGTACGGCCTTGAGGAAGTCCTGGGGGAAGACGTCACCATTCCAGCcgccgaagaggaagaaggtggtggaggaggaggaggcgaggaCCACAAGCAGCCAGGGGTCGCCGGTGGCGGGACGTCCGCCACGACAACGACCCGCTTCGAATACTATCCCGAGGCGAGCTCGCTGCGGACTCTGTTCTGGAATGAGGTTGGTCGGGTTgtaggcgacgaggaggtcacGCGCcgggcgaggcgggcgcAGGTTCTCGGCGTGCTGTTGTGGAGGGGCATCGCGtttgacgacggcgcgctcGGGAGGGTCGTCGACGCGCGGAGGGACTGGTGGGACGTGCAGAGGCTGGGGGTCTGGCTGTTTGGTAACGGAGGGCtcggggagggcggcggcggcggcggtggcggcgaggagacggacggagacggggagacgaagaagggggCTTGGGTGAGGAGGGTTTGGCGGGTGATAGGGGGATGCTTCAAGGCCTTCTAG